Proteins encoded together in one Qingshengfaniella alkalisoli window:
- a CDS encoding 2-isopropylmalate synthase — MTSTARSTGISALALAIGITLTGMVPSLAQGTGQIVTQQFSNGGIYEGTMKGGKPHGEGRFTLPNGYEYDGAWVDGERSGQGVAKFVDGSVYEGAFQNGKPDGQGQIALLDGSVISGSWIDGKLDGEGTATYADGSIYEGDFQDNKRHGQGIWTSADGYIYEGAWDNGVRSGEAKITYPDGSVYEGEMLADQRNGQGKLTIPDGFSYDGAWVSDQMSGFGTVNYVNGDVYEGTLVTGKRDGNGKMTYANGDIYEGTFKNDHRHGQGKFTGADGYSYEGAWADGVHQGEGMLTYPDGSTYTGMFEANLPHGQGRIEYADGSSYEGNWARGVIDGEGTSTRPDGTTYAGMFRNGQQHGQGKLTAPDGYTYEGGWRNGKRTGQGTASYPNGTVYDGNFAEDLFNGQGTITIPEQLTYAGNWVDGQITGEGKATYENGAVYEGSFKEGKRHGQGTLSYATGESLSGIWKDGAIDESAESAPEEPVQDEENVSEDAPAGE, encoded by the coding sequence ATGACATCCACCGCCCGTTCGACAGGAATTTCCGCCCTTGCGCTCGCGATTGGCATCACGTTGACGGGCATGGTTCCGTCACTCGCTCAGGGCACAGGGCAAATCGTGACACAGCAATTCTCGAACGGTGGCATTTACGAGGGCACCATGAAAGGCGGCAAGCCCCACGGCGAAGGCCGCTTCACGTTGCCCAACGGCTATGAATACGATGGCGCGTGGGTGGACGGCGAAAGATCCGGGCAAGGCGTTGCGAAATTTGTGGACGGGTCGGTCTATGAGGGCGCGTTTCAGAACGGCAAACCCGATGGTCAGGGCCAGATTGCCTTGCTCGACGGTTCCGTAATTTCAGGCTCTTGGATAGACGGTAAGCTGGACGGCGAAGGCACCGCAACCTATGCTGACGGATCAATCTATGAGGGCGATTTCCAGGACAACAAGCGGCACGGTCAGGGCATTTGGACCAGCGCGGATGGCTACATCTATGAGGGCGCATGGGACAATGGCGTCAGGTCTGGAGAAGCCAAGATCACCTATCCTGACGGATCAGTCTACGAAGGCGAGATGCTTGCCGACCAGCGCAACGGCCAGGGCAAGCTGACGATACCCGACGGTTTCAGCTATGACGGCGCATGGGTCAGCGACCAGATGAGTGGTTTCGGCACAGTCAACTACGTTAACGGCGATGTCTATGAAGGCACGCTCGTCACCGGAAAACGTGATGGCAACGGCAAAATGACCTACGCCAATGGCGATATCTATGAAGGGACCTTCAAGAACGATCACCGCCATGGTCAAGGTAAGTTCACTGGCGCGGATGGCTACAGCTACGAAGGGGCATGGGCCGACGGTGTGCATCAAGGCGAAGGGATGCTGACCTACCCCGATGGATCAACCTATACCGGCATGTTCGAAGCCAACCTTCCACATGGACAAGGCCGGATCGAATATGCTGATGGCAGCAGTTACGAAGGAAACTGGGCGCGGGGCGTGATTGATGGAGAAGGCACCAGTACACGCCCGGACGGCACGACCTATGCAGGCATGTTCCGCAACGGCCAGCAGCATGGGCAAGGTAAACTGACAGCGCCGGACGGATACACCTATGAAGGCGGCTGGCGGAACGGCAAGCGCACTGGCCAGGGCACCGCAAGCTACCCGAACGGCACAGTGTATGACGGAAATTTCGCCGAAGACCTGTTCAACGGACAAGGCACGATCACCATTCCAGAACAGCTGACCTACGCCGGCAACTGGGTGGACGGTCAGATCACCGGTGAGGGCAAAGCCACCTACGAGAACGGCGCTGTCTATGAAGGCAGCTTCAAGGAAGGCAAACGCCACGGGCAAGGCACGCTGAGCTATGCGACGGGCGAATCGCTAAGCGGTATCTGGAAAGATGGCGCGATCGATGAAAGCGCCGAGTCTGCACCAGAAGAACCCGTGCAGGACGAAGAAAACGTCTCCGAGGATGCGCCCGCCGGTGAATAG
- a CDS encoding 2-isopropylmalate synthase, which produces MTQTAENRVLIFDTTLRDGEQSPGATMSHAEKMEIAEMLDDMGVDIIEAGFPIASEGDFKAVSEIADRSKNAVICGLARANFKDIDRCWEAVRNAERPRIHTFIGTSPLHRAIPNLNQDEMADRIHDTVTHARNLCDNVQWSPMDATRTEWDYLCRVIEIAIKAGATTINIPDTVGYTAPRESADLIRRLIETVPGADEIVFATHCHNDLGMATANSLAAVEAGARQIECTINGLGERAGNTALEEVVMAMKVRNDIMPFTTGIDSRKIMNISRRVATVSGFPVQYNKAIVGKNAFAHESGIHQDGMLKNAETFEIMRPEDVGLSETNLVLGKHSGRAALRAKLNELGFELGDNQLKDVFVRFKALADRKKEVYEDDLLALMRESSLDAANDRIQVKFLRVICGTEAPQSADLILSIDGNEKRVTAQGDGPVDATFNAVTALFPHEAKLQLYQVHAVTEGTDAQATVSVRMEENGNIATGQAADTDTVVASAKAYVAALNRLLVRRQNSGAGEDTKAVSYKDATV; this is translated from the coding sequence ATGACACAGACAGCTGAGAACCGCGTCCTGATTTTTGACACGACCCTGCGCGATGGCGAACAAAGCCCCGGCGCGACCATGTCCCATGCCGAAAAGATGGAAATCGCCGAGATGCTCGACGACATGGGCGTCGACATCATCGAAGCGGGCTTCCCCATTGCCTCCGAAGGCGATTTCAAAGCCGTCAGCGAGATCGCAGACCGCTCGAAGAACGCCGTTATTTGTGGCCTTGCCCGTGCCAATTTCAAGGACATAGACCGTTGCTGGGAAGCCGTGCGCAATGCCGAACGCCCCCGCATTCATACTTTCATCGGCACGTCGCCGCTGCACCGCGCCATCCCGAACCTGAATCAGGACGAGATGGCCGACCGCATCCATGACACCGTGACCCATGCACGCAACTTGTGCGACAACGTGCAGTGGTCACCGATGGATGCGACGCGCACCGAATGGGACTATCTGTGCCGCGTGATCGAGATCGCGATCAAGGCCGGTGCGACAACAATCAATATTCCCGACACCGTGGGCTACACAGCCCCACGCGAAAGCGCCGACCTGATCCGGCGGCTGATCGAAACGGTCCCCGGTGCCGATGAGATCGTGTTCGCCACACATTGCCACAACGATCTGGGCATGGCGACCGCAAACTCACTGGCCGCAGTCGAGGCCGGCGCACGCCAGATCGAATGCACGATCAACGGGCTGGGCGAACGCGCGGGCAACACGGCGCTGGAAGAAGTCGTGATGGCCATGAAGGTCCGCAACGACATCATGCCCTTCACGACTGGTATCGACAGCCGCAAGATCATGAATATCAGCCGCCGTGTTGCAACGGTGTCGGGTTTTCCCGTGCAGTACAACAAGGCGATCGTGGGCAAGAACGCCTTCGCGCATGAATCGGGTATCCACCAGGACGGGATGCTGAAGAACGCCGAGACGTTCGAGATCATGCGCCCCGAAGATGTGGGCCTGTCCGAAACCAATCTGGTGCTGGGCAAGCACTCGGGTCGCGCCGCGTTGCGGGCCAAGCTGAACGAATTGGGTTTCGAGCTGGGTGATAACCAACTGAAGGACGTCTTCGTCCGGTTCAAGGCTCTCGCAGACCGCAAGAAGGAAGTCTATGAGGACGACCTGCTGGCGCTGATGCGTGAAAGCTCTCTGGACGCGGCGAACGACCGAATTCAAGTGAAATTCCTTCGTGTGATCTGCGGCACGGAAGCACCGCAATCGGCCGATCTGATCCTGAGTATCGATGGCAACGAGAAGCGCGTCACGGCCCAGGGTGATGGCCCGGTCGACGCAACCTTCAACGCGGTGACAGCATTGTTCCCACATGAAGCGAAACTGCAACTCTACCAAGTGCATGCGGTGACCGAAGGTACAGACGCGCAGGCGACCGTCAGCGTTCGCATGGAAGAAAACGGCAACATCGCCACCGGTCAAGCGGCCGACACGGATACCGTGGTCGCGTCTGCCAAGGCCTATGTCGCTGCACTGAACCGCCTGTTGGTGCGTCGCCAGAATTCCGGTGCGGGCGAAGATACCAAGGCCGTCAGCTACAAGGACGCGACGGTCTGA
- a CDS encoding rod shape-determining protein, with translation MRLFAGLFSSDMAIDLGTANTLVYVKGKGVILNEPSVVAYHVKDGVKKVLAVGEDAKLMLGRTPGSIQAIRPMREGVIADFDVAEEMIKHFIRKVHKRTTFSKPKIIVCVPHGATPVEKRAIRQSVLSAGARRAGLIAEPIAAAIGAGMPITDPTGNMVVDIGGGTTEVAILSLGDIVYARSVRVGGDRMDEAIVNYLRRQHNLLIGESTAERVKTAIGTARMPDDGRGTSMQIRGRDLLNGVPKETEISQAQVAEALSEPVQQICEAVMSALEATPPDLAADIVDRGVMLTGGGALLGDLDLALREQTGLAISVADESLNCVAMGTGKALEYEAQLRHVIDYDS, from the coding sequence ATGCGTCTTTTCGCCGGCTTGTTTTCGTCCGACATGGCTATTGACTTGGGCACGGCGAACACGCTCGTCTATGTCAAAGGCAAGGGTGTTATTCTAAACGAACCGTCCGTCGTCGCTTACCACGTCAAAGATGGGGTGAAAAAAGTTCTTGCTGTTGGCGAGGACGCGAAGCTGATGCTCGGCCGTACACCCGGTTCCATCCAAGCCATTCGTCCGATGCGCGAAGGCGTGATTGCCGATTTCGATGTCGCCGAAGAAATGATCAAGCATTTCATCCGCAAGGTTCACAAGCGGACGACGTTTTCCAAGCCCAAGATCATCGTCTGTGTGCCGCATGGTGCGACACCCGTTGAAAAGCGCGCCATTCGTCAATCGGTTCTGTCTGCCGGTGCGCGCCGCGCGGGCTTGATTGCCGAACCGATTGCCGCCGCGATCGGTGCAGGCATGCCGATCACCGACCCGACTGGCAATATGGTTGTCGATATCGGTGGCGGTACGACGGAAGTGGCCATTCTGTCGCTGGGTGACATCGTCTATGCCCGCTCCGTCCGCGTCGGTGGTGACCGCATGGACGAAGCCATCGTGAACTATTTGCGTCGCCAGCATAACCTGTTGATCGGGGAATCCACGGCGGAGCGCGTCAAAACCGCTATCGGCACGGCGCGCATGCCCGATGACGGGCGAGGCACGTCGATGCAAATCCGTGGCCGAGACCTGCTGAACGGCGTCCCGAAAGAGACCGAGATAAGCCAGGCACAAGTAGCCGAGGCCCTGTCCGAACCGGTCCAGCAGATCTGCGAGGCGGTGATGTCTGCACTGGAAGCTACGCCGCCGGATCTCGCGGCCGATATCGTGGATCGTGGGGTCATGCTGACGGGAGGCGGAGCCCTGCTTGGTGATCTGGATCTCGCGCTGCGCGAGCAGACCGGTCTTGCGATTTCAGTCGCGGATGAATCGCTCAACTGTGTTGCGATGGGCACAGGCAAGGCACTGGAGTATGAAGCACAGCTCCGGCATGTGATAGACTACGACAGCTAA
- the mreC gene encoding rod shape-determining protein MreC, with amino-acid sequence MAHQDSDKISDQYRLIRRVVLGLIMFALLSLLLVWRIDNPRVERIRTELIDATLPKFEWALVPVSSFMRMVGDFQSYRNIYEQNQQLRRELQQMKEWKEAAIQLEQKNARLLDLNNVRLDPKLTYVTGRVVADSGSPFRQSVLMNIGTRDGVRDGWAAIDGIGLVGRVSGVGTETSRVILLNDPASAVPVTIQPSGQKAMLIGDNSNFPLIDFIESSDDVRPGDRVITSGDGDVFPADLLIGQVAQGADRRLRVHLAADYERLEFLRVLRHRGQERIDENGGLVGWPDPEPPREMFGPFLPQPEAKADG; translated from the coding sequence GTGGCACATCAGGATTCAGACAAGATTAGCGATCAGTACCGGTTGATCCGGCGGGTCGTACTTGGCCTGATCATGTTCGCACTTCTGTCACTACTTCTGGTTTGGCGGATCGACAACCCGCGTGTGGAGCGAATACGGACCGAGTTGATCGACGCCACGCTGCCCAAATTCGAATGGGCGTTGGTGCCCGTCAGCAGCTTCATGCGTATGGTCGGGGATTTCCAGTCTTACAGAAACATTTACGAACAGAATCAGCAGCTTCGCCGTGAACTCCAGCAGATGAAGGAGTGGAAAGAGGCTGCCATTCAACTGGAACAGAAGAACGCACGGCTTTTGGACCTGAACAATGTCCGGCTCGACCCGAAGCTGACCTATGTCACCGGCCGCGTCGTGGCCGATAGCGGATCGCCCTTTCGCCAGTCGGTGTTAATGAATATCGGCACGCGCGACGGCGTCCGAGATGGTTGGGCAGCCATCGACGGCATCGGCTTGGTCGGGCGTGTATCAGGTGTCGGGACCGAGACATCACGTGTGATCCTGCTGAACGATCCAGCGTCTGCCGTGCCCGTCACCATCCAGCCATCGGGCCAGAAGGCGATGTTGATCGGCGACAACAGTAACTTTCCGTTGATCGACTTCATTGAAAGTAGTGACGACGTGCGACCGGGTGATCGAGTCATCACCTCGGGCGATGGCGATGTGTTTCCCGCAGACTTGCTGATCGGACAGGTTGCTCAAGGAGCAGACCGGCGGCTTCGCGTTCACCTCGCTGCGGACTATGAAAGACTGGAATTCCTGCGCGTTCTGCGCCACCGTGGCCAGGAACGGATCGACGAGAACGGCGGGCTGGTCGGCTGGCCCGACCCAGAACCGCCACGAGAAATGTTCGGCCCCTTCCTGCCGCAACCGGAGGCCAAGGCAGATGGCTGA
- the mrdA gene encoding penicillin-binding protein 2, which yields MKRIQQDSAISSRHITRRGLVVGGVQVAFASVLGWRMYSMQIQQSDQFRMLAEENRINVRLLSPARGLIFDRNGRQLAANDPNYRIVIVREDAGDVARILEKLKEIVQISDEDITRTINETERLSAFVPVTVADRLTWDELSRVAVNGPALPGVHPEVGLSRSYPLKDDFAHVVGYVGPVSDYDLAQLDDQDPLLQIPKFQIGKTGVESKMEQTLRGKAGNSQIEVNAVGRVMRELSRTEGTPGSNLQLTVDSGLQNYVQARLGGESASAVVTDVTNGDLVAIGSSPSFDPNLFVRGISSADYRTLTSNVYRPLANKSVQGMYPPGSTFKMITALAALEAGVVSLGETVYCPGFLKSGNRRFHCWRGGGHGHMNLHESLKQSCDVYYYDVAQRVGIDRISEMAKKLGVGIRYDLPMSAVAEGIAPNHAWKQESRSASWVIGDTLNASIGQGFVLATPLQLSVMTSRLASGRMLSPRLVKSIDGVEQQVVDEGPLDVHPMHLAAVRKGMFAVCNERRGTGYSLRVIEDTMKIAGKSGTSQVRNITAAERARGVFRNEDLPWNRRDHALFVAYAPYDAPRYAVSVIVEHGGGGSSVAGPIARDILLRAMYGEVPPLDAYPESQREKAREVHEAMDLRPTDQPDTAPRSRA from the coding sequence ATGAAACGCATCCAACAGGATTCAGCGATCAGTTCAAGGCACATTACGCGGCGCGGTTTGGTCGTAGGAGGCGTGCAGGTAGCGTTTGCCTCAGTGCTGGGCTGGCGAATGTATTCCATGCAAATCCAGCAATCCGATCAGTTCCGCATGTTGGCCGAGGAAAACCGGATCAATGTCCGGCTGCTATCTCCTGCCCGCGGTCTGATCTTTGATCGCAACGGGCGGCAACTGGCAGCGAACGACCCGAACTACCGGATCGTGATCGTGCGCGAGGATGCAGGCGATGTGGCGCGTATCCTCGAGAAGCTGAAAGAAATTGTCCAGATCAGCGACGAAGACATCACCCGCACGATCAATGAGACCGAACGGCTTAGCGCCTTTGTTCCCGTAACCGTTGCCGATCGCCTGACATGGGACGAGTTGTCCCGCGTGGCAGTCAACGGTCCCGCGCTACCCGGCGTACATCCGGAGGTCGGCCTTTCCCGCAGCTACCCGCTGAAGGACGATTTCGCGCATGTCGTGGGCTATGTCGGACCGGTCAGCGACTACGATCTGGCGCAATTGGACGATCAGGACCCGTTGCTTCAGATCCCGAAGTTCCAGATCGGCAAGACCGGCGTAGAGTCCAAGATGGAACAAACGCTACGCGGCAAAGCCGGGAATTCGCAGATAGAAGTCAATGCGGTCGGGCGCGTAATGCGCGAACTGTCCCGCACCGAGGGCACCCCTGGCAGCAACTTGCAGCTTACCGTCGACAGTGGTTTGCAGAACTACGTTCAGGCACGGCTTGGAGGGGAAAGCGCGTCCGCGGTGGTGACCGATGTCACCAATGGCGATCTGGTTGCCATCGGTTCGAGTCCATCCTTTGACCCCAATCTGTTTGTTCGCGGAATTTCCAGCGCGGATTACCGCACTCTGACCAGCAACGTTTACCGCCCGCTGGCGAACAAGTCAGTGCAAGGGATGTATCCACCCGGCTCGACCTTCAAGATGATCACGGCCCTGGCGGCTTTGGAGGCCGGTGTCGTCTCGCTTGGCGAGACCGTCTACTGCCCCGGCTTTCTGAAATCGGGCAACAGGCGCTTCCATTGCTGGCGCGGCGGCGGACACGGGCACATGAACCTGCATGAAAGCCTGAAGCAGTCCTGTGACGTCTATTACTACGATGTGGCGCAACGCGTTGGAATCGACCGCATCTCGGAGATGGCCAAGAAACTTGGCGTCGGTATCCGTTATGATTTGCCCATGTCTGCAGTGGCCGAAGGCATCGCCCCGAACCATGCGTGGAAACAAGAGAGCCGCAGCGCAAGTTGGGTCATCGGGGACACTCTGAACGCGTCCATCGGTCAGGGGTTCGTGCTCGCCACGCCTTTGCAGCTTTCGGTGATGACAAGCCGTCTCGCGAGCGGGCGGATGCTCAGCCCGAGGCTGGTCAAGTCCATTGACGGAGTCGAACAGCAAGTCGTGGATGAGGGCCCGCTCGACGTCCACCCGATGCATCTGGCCGCCGTTCGCAAGGGTATGTTCGCTGTCTGCAACGAGCGGCGTGGTACAGGATACAGCTTACGGGTAATCGAAGACACGATGAAGATCGCCGGGAAATCCGGTACAAGCCAGGTTCGCAACATCACGGCAGCCGAGCGTGCAAGAGGTGTTTTCCGAAACGAAGACCTGCCCTGGAATCGCCGCGACCATGCATTATTCGTGGCATATGCGCCTTATGATGCACCGCGCTATGCTGTGTCGGTTATCGTGGAACACGGTGGCGGCGGGTCTTCCGTTGCAGGGCCGATCGCGCGCGATATTCTACTGCGTGCCATGTATGGCGAGGTGCCTCCGCTGGACGCCTATCCAGAAAGCCAACGCGAGAAGGCGCGAGAAGTTCACGAAGCCATGGACCTGCGCCCGACCGATCAACCCGACACGGCCCCTCGGAGCCGCGCATGA
- the rodA gene encoding rod shape-determining protein RodA, whose protein sequence is MSYLEYTVKTVPSGFRKLLFFNWPVLILICAVASIGFLMLYSVAGGSFQPWAEPQMERFAFGFAVMLGIALVPIWFWRNMAGLAYLVSLVLLVAVEFIGEVGMGAQRWIDLGFLQLQPSELMKIALVMMLAAYYDWLDLRRTSHPFWVLIPVILILLPTLLTIKQPDLGTAILLLTGGGIMMFLAGVHWIYFAIVIGLAVSAVSLVLSSRGTDWQLLKDYQFRRIDTFLDPANDPLGAGYHITQSKIALGSGGWTGRGFMQGTQSRLNFLPEKHTDFIFTTLAEEFGFTGATALLLLYMLILLFCAISAYNNRDRFSSLLTLGLSATFFLFFAVNMSMVMGLAPVVGVPLPLVSYGGSAMMVLMVGFGLIQSAHIHKPR, encoded by the coding sequence ATGAGCTATCTTGAATACACGGTCAAAACCGTCCCAAGCGGTTTTCGCAAACTGCTGTTCTTCAACTGGCCGGTTTTGATACTCATCTGCGCCGTTGCTTCGATCGGCTTCCTGATGCTCTATTCCGTCGCCGGCGGGTCGTTCCAACCTTGGGCCGAGCCGCAGATGGAACGCTTTGCCTTCGGCTTCGCCGTTATGCTGGGCATCGCGCTGGTGCCCATCTGGTTCTGGCGCAACATGGCTGGGCTCGCGTATTTGGTGTCGCTGGTTCTGCTGGTCGCGGTGGAATTCATCGGCGAAGTCGGCATGGGCGCACAACGCTGGATTGACCTGGGCTTCTTGCAGCTGCAGCCTTCTGAATTGATGAAGATCGCACTCGTGATGATGCTCGCCGCTTATTACGACTGGCTCGATCTGCGCCGCACATCGCATCCCTTCTGGGTTTTGATCCCGGTAATCCTGATCCTGTTGCCTACGCTGTTGACGATTAAACAACCGGACTTGGGGACCGCCATCTTGCTGCTAACGGGTGGGGGCATCATGATGTTTCTCGCTGGTGTCCACTGGATCTACTTCGCAATCGTCATCGGGCTCGCTGTCAGCGCTGTCAGCTTGGTGCTGAGCTCTCGAGGGACTGACTGGCAACTGCTGAAGGACTACCAGTTCCGCCGGATCGACACGTTCCTCGACCCTGCTAACGACCCGTTGGGCGCAGGGTATCACATCACCCAGTCCAAAATTGCACTGGGGTCTGGCGGATGGACGGGACGCGGCTTCATGCAAGGCACGCAAAGCCGCCTTAACTTCCTGCCCGAGAAGCACACCGATTTCATCTTCACGACACTGGCCGAGGAATTCGGCTTCACCGGCGCAACAGCGCTGCTGCTGCTCTATATGCTGATCCTGCTGTTCTGCGCGATCTCGGCTTACAACAATCGCGACAGGTTCAGTTCGCTTCTGACGCTCGGTCTTTCCGCGACGTTCTTCCTGTTCTTCGCGGTGAATATGTCAATGGTAATGGGGCTTGCCCCGGTCGTGGGTGTGCCCCTTCCTCTTGTGTCTTACGGTGGCTCCGCGATGATGGTCTTGATGGTGGGCTTCGGTCTCATCCAAAGCGCCCACATCCACAAACCGCGTTAA
- a CDS encoding SseB family protein codes for MTEMTVLDQAHAAMDAAPEDDRARLRFYERVADSELFLLLEGEAEGDNVEPRLFPVEDGQFALAFDRVERLLTFTGQTAAYVALSGRVLAGLLAEQGIGLGLNLGVAPSSFLMPADALKWLVEMTELAPQSDQRKPVELSAPSTIPEDFLRSLDAKLALMQGYASEALLVSVRYDDGEKGHLLGIVGALPEAHDALASAVGETLRFSGIDAANLDVAFFDANTEMVSRLRAVGLRFDIPEPERAKVTIHRAPGSDPDKPPKLR; via the coding sequence ATGACCGAGATGACAGTGCTGGATCAGGCCCATGCCGCGATGGATGCCGCACCGGAAGATGACCGTGCGCGCCTTCGATTCTATGAACGTGTCGCTGATTCAGAGCTGTTCCTGCTGTTGGAAGGCGAAGCCGAAGGGGACAATGTTGAGCCACGCCTGTTTCCGGTCGAGGATGGCCAATTCGCGTTGGCCTTTGATCGGGTCGAGCGGCTGCTTACCTTCACGGGCCAAACGGCGGCCTATGTCGCGCTTTCTGGGCGGGTACTGGCGGGGCTGCTTGCGGAGCAGGGCATCGGTCTAGGCTTGAACCTTGGTGTCGCCCCGTCAAGCTTTCTGATGCCGGCCGATGCATTGAAATGGCTGGTGGAGATGACCGAACTGGCACCGCAGTCGGATCAACGCAAGCCGGTTGAGCTGTCCGCCCCGAGCACGATCCCGGAAGATTTTCTGCGCTCTCTGGATGCGAAACTCGCACTGATGCAAGGCTATGCGAGTGAGGCGCTGTTGGTTTCGGTCCGCTATGATGACGGCGAAAAGGGGCATCTACTTGGCATTGTCGGCGCGTTGCCTGAAGCGCACGACGCGCTTGCTTCTGCTGTGGGCGAGACACTGCGCTTCAGTGGTATCGACGCTGCGAATCTCGACGTGGCATTCTTCGACGCCAACACCGAAATGGTAAGTCGTCTGCGCGCCGTGGGTCTGCGCTTCGATATCCCCGAACCCGAGCGAGCGAAGGTCACGATCCATAGGGCACCGGGAAGCGATCCGGACAAGCCGCCGAAACTACGTTAA
- a CDS encoding uracil-DNA glycosylase family protein — protein sequence MRKFRSMTDTSKLQNRIARCRICSDRFAATATQHRPRPVVWFRAKTPILIAGQAPGMQVHQKGIPFHDRSGDRLRTWLGMDAAQFYDRDLVSILPTSFCFPGYSAKGSDLPPPPICWDTWHADCLHDIGVVKLRVIVGGYAIRRHTGLRCSVTEAVRTWRKHAPETFLLPHPSWRNTRWLKANPWFDRDVVPALQSRVKTILTEAF from the coding sequence ATGCGTAAGTTCCGCAGCATGACCGACACATCCAAGCTCCAGAACCGGATCGCCCGGTGCCGCATCTGCAGCGATCGTTTTGCCGCGACGGCCACACAGCATCGCCCCAGACCGGTCGTCTGGTTTCGTGCGAAGACACCCATTCTGATCGCAGGGCAGGCACCGGGCATGCAGGTGCATCAGAAGGGCATCCCGTTTCATGACCGATCGGGCGATCGTCTGCGAACGTGGCTAGGCATGGATGCGGCCCAGTTCTACGACCGCGATCTGGTTTCAATCCTGCCTACGAGCTTTTGCTTCCCCGGCTATTCCGCGAAAGGCAGCGACCTGCCACCGCCGCCGATTTGCTGGGACACGTGGCATGCGGATTGCTTGCACGACATCGGCGTTGTGAAGCTGCGCGTCATCGTCGGAGGATACGCCATTCGCCGTCACACGGGGCTTCGATGTTCGGTCACGGAGGCTGTCAGAACGTGGCGCAAGCACGCACCCGAAACCTTCCTGCTGCCGCACCCATCATGGCGCAACACTAGATGGCTGAAAGCCAACCCCTGGTTCGACAGGGACGTCGTCCCAGCATTACAAAGCCGGGTGAAGACGATTTTGACCGAGGCGTTCTAG